In Capsicum annuum cultivar UCD-10X-F1 chromosome 7, UCD10Xv1.1, whole genome shotgun sequence, one genomic interval encodes:
- the LOC124885694 gene encoding uncharacterized protein LOC124885694, whose amino-acid sequence MARKKQVDSFDEHTQTRTPTPRAAKADGMKTPVFKLIPTRQASFSKTKKGKQTTRIIFPQVHSKPDIHVEEVAVLKPESHVEKEAFISKKDFDAFHDEEQVVDIKADKPNVDEGGLEQSGQYFSPDVVQSSDNISDGTKQQHTDKDPDLQNMDYVGTERSPQRLNSEVDKKFEANFLGKTTIDEKIDETILSDSQFTIPDEMLPSLNAYQIQSIIIHPSANRQEESHHEILDAKTSETVIEDHDQMNRGITDSEVELATEEQKDEQLWPDSENTIPDEFLPSLNVYNQKSITIHPSANREVKTPKPKLRIRRPSKFKESPYTEKFGSAVGKEKWIITKGENQKFQRCILVLKTKTGSIRWNLWTDSHIDVCLYYLRKKSKYGPHSSYKNETNKSYKYSTVDCNFMNVIRSLNNVYSMDHQNLKDGVQEHHLIEYINGFRMHAAVPWHTVEDIFIPVNIKDKHHWVLAVLSFLERCIFLYDSYESNGHYAAVLAEIEKIAKIIPLDCGVFIVMYAECLSYGHKVIATEFDPNALRTRYVALLWDYGIQK is encoded by the exons ATGGCAAG GAAAAAGCAAGTAGATAGTTTTGACGAGCATACCCAAACGAGGACACCAACTCCTCGTGCTGCAAAGGCTGATGGAATGAAGACACCAGTTTTCAAGCTAATTCCAACACGACAGGCATCTTTTTCGAAAACAAAGAAAGGAAAGCAAACAACTCGGATTATTTTTCCTCAGGTACACTCAAAGCCAGATATTCATGTAGAGGAAGTAGCCGTGTTAAAGCCTGAGAGTCATGTTGAGAAAGAagcctttatttctaagaaagattTTGATGCATTTCACgatgag GAGCAGGTTGTAGATATAAAAGCTGATAAACCAAATGTTGATGAGGGAGGGTTAGAGCAATCTGGACAATATTTCAGTCCTGATGTTGTTCAATCTTCGGATAACATTTCTGACGGTACAAAG caACAACATACAGATAAAGATCCTGACCTCCAGAATATGGATTATGTTGGTACCGAAAGATCACCACAACGATTAAATTCGGAGGTTGATAAGAAATTTGAGGCAAATTTTCTTGGTAAAACG aCCATCgatgagaaaattgatgaaacaatTTTGTCTGATTCGCAATTCACAATCCCTGATGAGATGTTACCTAGCCTAAATGCGTATCAAATACAGAGCATCATCATACATCCATCGGCAAACCGTCAAGAAGAATCTCATCATGAAATTTTGGATGCAAAAACTTCTGAGACTGTTATTGAAGATCATGATCAA ATGAATAGAGGAATCACTGATTCAGAGGTAGAACTTGCTACCGAGGAGCAG AAGGATGAACAATTGTGGCCTGATTCAGAAAACACAATCCCGGATGagtttctacctagcttgaatgtCTACAATCAAAAAAGCATCACCATTCATCCATCCGCTAATCGTGAAGTAAAAACTCCCAAaccaaagttaaggattaggcgaCCATCAAAATTCAAGGAATCGCCATACACCGAAAAATTTGGTTCAGCTGTTG GAAAGGAAAAGTGGATCATTACAAAAGGGGAAAATCAGAAATTTCAAAGATGCATTTTGGTGTTGAAGACAAAAACTGGTTCTATACGATGGAATTTGTGGACAGATtcg CATATTGATGTCTGCTtatactacttgaggaagaagtcgaaGTATGGGCCGCACAGTTCGTACAAAAATGAGACAAACAAATCATACAAATACAGTACAGTTGACTGCAACTTTATGAACGTAATTAGATCTTTGAATAATGTATATTCTATGGATCATCAAAATCTTAAAGATGGAGTACAGGAGCACCATCTTATTGAGTACATCAATGGGTTCCGTATGCATGCTGCAGTGCCATGGCATACAGTGGAAGACATTTTTATTCCTGTCAATATAAAGGACAAACATCACTGGGTTCTCGCggttttatcatttttagagaGGTGTATAttcttatatgattcatatgaatccaaTGGTCATTATGCGGCTGTTCTTGCTGAGATCGAGAAAATAGCAAAGATTATTCCATT GGATTGTGGTGTCTTTATCGTTATGTATGCAGAGTGcctttcttatggtcacaaagttATTGCGACTGAGTTCGACCCCAATGCACTCCGTACAAGATATGTTGCACTTTTGTGGGATTATGGGATTCAAAAATAA